The Rhizobium sp. CCGE531 genomic sequence GCGAGAAGCGTATCGAGCACTGGATCCGCTTTGGCGCCATTGCCGAGGACCAGCGGCTTGACCGTCATCGCCGCATCGTCGGTTTTGCGCCCGGCAGCGTATTCGCCTTCGTCCGCTGGGCGGCGAACCAATACGGCACGATTATTTCGCGCATCGACATCGTACGCGCCGTCGGCGCCGGCGAGCCGTACCAGACGCTGCCGTTCGTCCGTCCCGGCGGCGAAATCCTGCTCAGGCTCCATGGCTGGCCAAAGGTCGAAACGGTGCTCAAGGCCATCGATGCGATCGAGCGGCTCGGGATCGTCCCGGCCGACGTCGCGCCGGACCACTGGCGGCATATCCACAATCGTCTGAGCGTCAACGAGCCGTTCCGTGCCTATGCGCTCGACCAACACCGCGCGTGGCTGAAGCGCGCTGCGATCGGCGAACCGCCTACACAAGGAGAGCATCGATGACACGCTTTGCCTGGGTCATTGCGACCTATGTCTCGGCTCTTGGCGCGACCGCCTCGATCTTCATCCATCCGCAAAAGAAGCTGATCTGGAATGCATCTGCGAGCGCTCCGATCGGGCTTTATCGCATCGAGCCGGGGAACGATGTCGATGTCACCGATCTCGTCGCGGTCATGCCGCCGGACGACGTCGCCCGCTTCATGGACGAACGCCGATATTTGCCAAAGGGCCTGCCGCTCTTGAAGCGTGTCCTGGCGCTCTCCGGCACCAGAGTTTGCCGCCAGGGTAATGCGATCTCCGCCTATGACATGGTCTATGGCGCCGCCCTCGAGCGCGACACACGCGGGCGTCCTCTGCCGGTCTGGCAGGGCTGCATCACGATCGGCAAGGACCAGGCCTTCTTGATGAACTGGGACAGCCCCGACAGCTTCGACAGCCGGTATTTCGGGGCGCTCCCTCTCACCTCCGTCGTCGGCCGGGCGATTCCGGTCTGGACGACCGGCGATCCTGATCCGGCGGCGGACACATCCCGCCAGCCTCTCACGAGCCCTGAGAGCTCATTTCACTAACGAAGAAAGGTAGTGCCCATGTCACAGATTGGAACATTCACCCGCAATGCCGACGGCTTTTTCGGCCGCATACGCACGCTGACACTCGACGTCGAAGTGACCATCCTGCTGATCGAAGAAGCCGAGGTCGAGAACGCACCGAACCACCGGGTCTTCGCCAGCGGATTGGAAGTGGGCGCGGCCTGGGACCGCACTGGCGAGCGCGCCGGCGCCTACCTCTCGGTCGCGATCGACGATCCGTCCTTCGTCGAGCCGATCCGCGCTCGGCTGTTCGAGTCCGACACTAAGAAGGATTCATGGAACCTGCACTGGACGCGCAAGTCGAAGCGCGACGAGCAGGCGTGATCATGCGCGACAATCGTTCTCATGCATCGTCCGGCCCAATCCCCTTGATCGATCGGGCGCCGGTCAATCCCCTCGACCCGATCGCCTTTCGCCGCGCCATCGCGCGCAGCGAAGGTCCAGGGCGGCGGCGGATTTTCCGGGCGGCAGACATGTCCGGCCGCGTTGCCCGTCCGGAAAATCTCAGCCGACGGCGAAGCCTTGCCCTTGACCGCAGTGAGCACGATGGCAGGCTTTCGGCGGTTCGGGACGGCGGTGCATGCGCTGCCATTTCTGCCACCGTCGCGCGGCTCGTCGCCGGTCTTTTGGTCGCTGTACTGCCGAGCGCGGTGCTCGCCGATCCGCCGGCACAGCACCGGATGCTCGCTCGGGCGACGATCGGACAGTCGGATCCGTGGGCGGCCTATGTCAGCGAAGCCGCCAAACGTTTTGCCATTCCCGAGCGCTGGATCCGCGCGGTCATGCAGATCGAGAGCGCCGGCGACCGGCGCGCCGTGTCGCTGAAAGGAGCGATGGGGCTGATGCAGATCATGCCGGCGACCTGGGAGGAACTGCGCGTCCGATATCGGCTCGGCAACGATCCCTTCGACGCACGCGACAACATCCTTGCGGGCGCTGCCTATCTTGCCGAACTGCATGATCTCTATGGTTCGCCCGGTTTTCTCGCCGCCTACAATGCCGGTCCGCGTCGCTACGAACGCCACCTGGTCACCGGCAATCCGTTGCCTGCTGAAACCGTCGATTATCTCGCGAAGATCGTGCCATTGATCGACACAAAAGCCGCCATAGTCGTGCAGAGCGCTGACCGTTCACCGCATTTCAAATGGGCGAAATCATCGCTGTTTTTCGCGCGCACTGCAGTCGAAACTGGCGACGCCTTGCCAGCGGAGGATAAGCCTTCAGACCGATCATTTGACCGCCGTCGAGTCGTTGATTTGTCGGCGCTTGCGGCATCCTCAGACGGCCTGTTCATCCGCCGCGATCAAGTGAGGGAGCCGCAGCAATGAATGGCGTATTGCATCGTGTTGTGGGTTGGCGAGGCGTAGCTGTTGCGAGCGACGGGGGAGGCGGGGCGGTAACGACCGAAGGAAGGCAAGATAAAAGCCGCACATCGCGGCTGGGACGGTCGGTTGATTTGATTGGCCTTTTCCGGCTTTTCCGCACCTCGCGGGCCACATGCGCGATGTGCGCACTCTCAAATCATACAGTGATTTCAACGAAAACTGCACATCGTGGCGGCAAACCGCATGAACCGTGACGATGATTTCCGCATCC encodes the following:
- a CDS encoding DUF2840 domain-containing protein, whose product is MTGHSTPESFAVGTTRVELTWREKRIEHWIRFGAIAEDQRLDRHRRIVGFAPGSVFAFVRWAANQYGTIISRIDIVRAVGAGEPYQTLPFVRPGGEILLRLHGWPKVETVLKAIDAIERLGIVPADVAPDHWRHIHNRLSVNEPFRAYALDQHRAWLKRAAIGEPPTQGEHR
- a CDS encoding S26 family signal peptidase; the encoded protein is MTRFAWVIATYVSALGATASIFIHPQKKLIWNASASAPIGLYRIEPGNDVDVTDLVAVMPPDDVARFMDERRYLPKGLPLLKRVLALSGTRVCRQGNAISAYDMVYGAALERDTRGRPLPVWQGCITIGKDQAFLMNWDSPDSFDSRYFGALPLTSVVGRAIPVWTTGDPDPAADTSRQPLTSPESSFH
- a CDS encoding DUF736 domain-containing protein, translated to MSQIGTFTRNADGFFGRIRTLTLDVEVTILLIEEAEVENAPNHRVFASGLEVGAAWDRTGERAGAYLSVAIDDPSFVEPIRARLFESDTKKDSWNLHWTRKSKRDEQA
- a CDS encoding lytic transglycosylase domain-containing protein; the protein is MEPALDAQVEARRAGVIMRDNRSHASSGPIPLIDRAPVNPLDPIAFRRAIARSEGPGRRRIFRAADMSGRVARPENLSRRRSLALDRSEHDGRLSAVRDGGACAAISATVARLVAGLLVAVLPSAVLADPPAQHRMLARATIGQSDPWAAYVSEAAKRFAIPERWIRAVMQIESAGDRRAVSLKGAMGLMQIMPATWEELRVRYRLGNDPFDARDNILAGAAYLAELHDLYGSPGFLAAYNAGPRRYERHLVTGNPLPAETVDYLAKIVPLIDTKAAIVVQSADRSPHFKWAKSSLFFARTAVETGDALPAEDKPSDRSFDRRRVVDLSALAASSDGLFIRRDQVREPQQ